The following coding sequences are from one Lolium rigidum isolate FL_2022 chromosome 6, APGP_CSIRO_Lrig_0.1, whole genome shotgun sequence window:
- the LOC124661311 gene encoding 60S ribosomal protein L37a-1, translating to MTKRTKKAGIVGKYGTRYGASLRKQIKKMEVSQHSKYFCEFCGKFAVKRKAVGIWGCKDCGKVKAGGAYTMNTASAVTVRSTIRRLREQTEA from the exons ATG ACGAAGCGCACCAAGAAGGCTGGAATTGTCGGCAAATACG GTACGAGGTATGGTGCCAGTCTGCGTAAGCAGATCAAGAAGATGGAGGTGTCTCAGCACTCCAAGTACTTCTGTGAGTTCTGCGGGAAG TTCGCTGTGAAGAGGAAAGCAGTTGGAATTTGGGGATGCAAAGACTGTGGGAAGGTCAAGGCTGGTGGTGCTTACACCATGAA CACTGCTAGTGCCGTCACTGTCAGGAGCACAATCCGTCGCTTGAGGGAGCAGACTGAAGCTTGA